A genomic stretch from Hemicordylus capensis ecotype Gifberg chromosome 5, rHemCap1.1.pri, whole genome shotgun sequence includes:
- the TMEM60 gene encoding transmembrane protein 60: MRMSLAQRVLLTWLFTLLFLIMLVLKMDDKAPWNWFLIFIPVWIFDTILLVMIIVKMAGRCKSGYDPRNGSQNLKKKAWYLAAMLLKLAFCLALCAKLEEFAVMKLVYVFIPLWALLIGGMIELGFNIFCVQRV; the protein is encoded by the coding sequence ATGAGAATGTCCTTGGCCCAGAGAGTGCTTCTCACATGGCTCTTCACATTACTGTTCCTGATCATGTTGGTGTTGAAGATGGATGACAAGGCACCGTGGAACTGGTTTCTAATATTTATCCCAGTTTGGATATTTGATACTATTCTTCTAGTTATGATCATTGTGAAAATGGCTGGCCGTTGTAAATCTGGCTATGACCCTCGCAATGGCTCCCAAAACCTCAAGAAGAAAGCCTGGTACCTTGCAGCAATGTTGCTTAAGCTGGCCTTTTGCCTTGCTCTCTGTGCTAAATTGGAAGAGTTTGCTGTAATGAAGCTAGTTTATGTCTTTATTCCCCTTTGGGCATTGCTCATTGGAGGGATGATAGAACTTGGATTCAACATCTTCTGTGTACAAAGAGTTTAA